From Pelosinus fermentans DSM 17108, the proteins below share one genomic window:
- the rseP gene encoding RIP metalloprotease RseP gives MLMTTVATIFVFGLLVFVHELGHFVTAKMTGMRVDEFAIGFGPKVISYKHGETLYSWRIIPLGGFNKIAGMDPDEEQDERSFNAKSIPARMLVIVAGSTMNFVLPILLFLTIFLSSGIDTPSSSPIVGNVFADKPAAQAGLSLGDTIIAVNNQEITSWREFVNIVQINAGNKLSLKYQHNGEVKTTVVTPEFDEKANRGIIGVMPQIEKYHPGFIEAFGLAAKQTYVVASSMVVGIAQMITGKVAAEVAGPIGVAQMAGEVAQLGLIPLLQFAAFLSINLGLINLLPVPMLDGGHLVTLVVEGLRGKPLEKKHMQFIQMIGFALLMLLFLVATFKDISRLKIF, from the coding sequence TTGTTGATGACAACCGTTGCTACCATTTTTGTATTTGGACTGTTGGTATTTGTTCATGAATTAGGACATTTCGTTACCGCAAAAATGACTGGTATGCGAGTAGACGAGTTTGCGATTGGCTTTGGTCCTAAAGTAATTAGTTATAAGCATGGTGAGACGCTATATTCTTGGCGTATTATACCATTAGGCGGTTTCAATAAAATTGCAGGTATGGATCCTGATGAGGAGCAAGATGAGCGCTCTTTTAATGCAAAATCAATTCCTGCCAGGATGTTAGTAATTGTAGCTGGATCAACAATGAATTTTGTGTTGCCAATCTTATTATTCTTGACAATTTTTTTGAGCTCAGGTATTGATACTCCTTCAAGTTCTCCCATTGTCGGTAATGTTTTTGCTGATAAGCCTGCAGCGCAGGCAGGATTATCCCTTGGTGATACAATCATTGCAGTAAATAATCAAGAAATTACATCATGGAGAGAATTTGTAAATATTGTACAAATAAATGCTGGTAATAAACTATCATTAAAATATCAACATAATGGTGAAGTTAAAACAACGGTAGTAACTCCGGAATTTGACGAAAAAGCCAATCGAGGCATTATTGGTGTGATGCCGCAAATTGAAAAATATCATCCCGGTTTTATTGAAGCATTTGGCTTAGCTGCTAAGCAAACATATGTAGTAGCGAGCAGTATGGTGGTTGGCATTGCCCAAATGATTACAGGAAAGGTTGCTGCTGAAGTAGCTGGACCAATTGGTGTGGCGCAAATGGCGGGTGAAGTAGCGCAATTAGGCTTGATTCCTCTACTGCAGTTTGCTGCATTTTTGAGCATTAACTTAGGACTGATTAATTTGTTACCAGTACCCATGCTTGATGGCGGGCATCTTGTAACCTTAGTTGTAGAGGGATTAAGAGGGAAGCCTTTAGAGAAAAAGCATATGCAATTTATACAAATGATTGGCTTTGCCTTATTAATGCTTTTATTTTTAGTAGCTACCTTTAAAGATATTTCCAGATTAAAGATTTTCTAA
- the ispG gene encoding flavodoxin-dependent (E)-4-hydroxy-3-methylbut-2-enyl-diphosphate synthase, with translation MTEFMQRRMTNPVYVGKVMVGGRAPISVQSMTNTKTDDVAGTVAQIMQLGSAGCDIVRLAVPDMSAALAIKEIKSKVQIPLIADIHFDYRFAIAAMENGVDALRINPGNIADATHVAIIVKEAKKRSIPIRIGVNAGSLEKSILEKYGGHPTPAGMVESAMQHIAILEKLDFRDIKISLKANDVPMTINAYQLMSETVNYPLHLGITEAGTIKSGMIKSAVGIGALLAQGIGDTIRVSLTGDPVEEIKAANEILKSLGLKEYGPTLISCPTCGRCNINLAEIAEQVEQKLSQVRKPFKVAVMGCVVNGPGEAKEADVGIAGGKGQGLVFRKGEIVKRVSEDQLVTALFTEIDKLIEEDN, from the coding sequence ATGACAGAATTTATGCAACGAAGAATGACCAATCCTGTATATGTTGGCAAGGTAATGGTTGGCGGCAGGGCCCCCATATCTGTTCAATCCATGACAAATACTAAAACCGATGATGTAGCAGGTACAGTAGCTCAAATTATGCAGCTGGGTTCAGCAGGGTGTGATATAGTACGTTTAGCGGTACCCGATATGTCAGCAGCACTAGCAATAAAAGAAATTAAATCAAAAGTACAGATACCTCTAATTGCAGATATACATTTTGATTATCGTTTTGCAATTGCTGCAATGGAAAATGGTGTTGATGCTCTGCGAATTAATCCTGGCAATATTGCCGATGCAACTCATGTTGCAATCATTGTGAAAGAAGCAAAAAAACGAAGCATTCCGATTCGTATAGGGGTGAATGCTGGCTCTTTAGAAAAAAGCATTCTAGAGAAATATGGCGGGCACCCTACGCCTGCTGGCATGGTAGAAAGTGCGATGCAGCATATTGCTATCTTAGAAAAATTAGACTTTCGAGATATTAAAATATCGTTAAAAGCCAACGATGTTCCTATGACTATTAATGCGTATCAGTTGATGTCTGAAACAGTTAACTATCCTTTGCACTTGGGAATTACGGAAGCTGGAACCATTAAATCGGGAATGATTAAATCAGCGGTAGGTATTGGTGCTTTATTAGCACAAGGAATTGGCGATACCATTCGTGTATCCCTAACAGGTGATCCAGTGGAAGAAATAAAGGCTGCAAATGAAATATTAAAGTCTTTAGGATTAAAGGAATATGGACCAACTTTAATTTCATGCCCTACTTGTGGACGGTGTAATATCAATTTGGCAGAAATTGCAGAACAAGTTGAGCAAAAACTTAGCCAAGTACGTAAGCCATTTAAAGTTGCTGTTATGGGATGTGTTGTGAATGGCCCTGGTGAAGCAAAGGAAGCGGATGTTGGAATTGCAGGCGGCAAGGGGCAAGGATTGGTATTTCGTAAAGGTGAAATCGTAAAAAGAGTTTCAGAAGATCAGTTAGTAACAGCATTATTCACAGAAATTGACAAACTCATCGAGGAGGACAATTAA